A window of the Arachis duranensis cultivar V14167 chromosome 5, aradu.V14167.gnm2.J7QH, whole genome shotgun sequence genome harbors these coding sequences:
- the LOC107489730 gene encoding T-complex protein 1 subunit gamma isoform X2, with product MNAPVLVLKDSLKRESGTKVHHANIQASKAVADIIRTTLGPRSMLKMLLDAAGGIVVTNDGNAILRELDLAHPAAKSMIELSRTQDEEVGDGTTSVIILAGEMLHVAEAFIDKNYHPTVICRAYNKALEDAVAVLDKIAMSIDAQDRTTMLGLVKSCIGTKFTGQFGDLIADLAIDATTTVGVEIGNGLRDVDIKNYIKVEKVPGGQLEDSKVLKGVMINKDVVAPGKMKRKIINPRIILLDCPLEYKKGENQTNAELLKEEDWSLLLKMEEEYIEELCMQILRFKPDLVITEKGLSDLACHYLSKHGVSAIRRLRKTDNNRIAKACGAVIVNRPDELQESDVGTGAGLFEVKKIGDEYFAFIVDCKDPKACTILLRGASKDLLNEVERNLQDAMSVARNIIKNPKLVPGGGATELTVSAALKQKSSSIEGIEKWPYEAAAIAFEAIPRTLAQNCGVNVIRTMTALQGKHANGENAWIRIDGNSGAIADMKERKQMNRV from the exons ATGAATGCTCCGGTTCTAGTTCTCA AGGACTCTTTGAAACGTGAGTCTGGAACCAAGGTGCACCATGCCAATATTCAAGCGTCTAAG GCTGTTGCTGACATAATACGTACTACTTTGGGACCTAGGTCCATGCTAAAAATGCTACTTGATGCAGCAGGAG GAATTGTGGTGACTAATGATGGAAATGCTATCTTACGTGAACTAGATCTTGCTCATCCAGCTGCTAAG TCTATGATTGAATTAAGTCGCACCCAAGATGAAGAAGTTGGAGATGGGACAACATCCGTCATCATTCTTG CTGGTGAGATGCTTCATGTTGCTGAAGCATTCATTGACAAAAATTATCATCCCACAGTTATTTGCCGAG CTTATAACAAAGCTCTAGAGGATGCAGTTGCTGTTCTTGACAAAATTGCAATGTCCATTGATGCCCAAGATC GAACTACAATGCTCGGACTTGTAAAAAGTTGCATAGGTACCAAATTTACAGGCCAATTCGGAGACTTGATTGCT GATTTAGCTATTGATGCGACTACAACAGTAGGTGTCGAAATTGGCAACGGTCTTAGAGATGTAGATATAAAAAACTATATTAAAGTTGAGAAGGTCCCTGGTGGGCAGCTTGAGGACTCAAAAGTTCTGAAGGGAGTCATGATAAACAAAGATGTGGTTGCCCCTGGCAAAATGAAGAGAAAGATTATTAACCCTCGTATTATTCTTCTCGATTGCCCCCTTGAGTATAAAAAAGGTGAAAACCAAACAAATGCTGAATTGCTCAAAGAAGAAGATTGGAGCCTCCTATTGAAGATGGAGGAAGAATACATTGAGGAGCTCTGTATGCAGATATTGAGGTTTAAACCAGACTTAGTAATTACAGAGAAGGGTCTCAGTGATTTAGCATGCCATTACTTAAGTAAGCATGGGGTTAGCGCAATCAGGAGGCTGAGGAAAACCGATAACAACAGAATTGCAAAGGCATGTGGTGCTGTTATTGTGAACAGACCTGATGAACTGCAGGAGTCTGATGTTGGTACTGGTGCTGGCTTATTTGAAGTAAAGAAAATTGGAGATGAGTATTTTGCATTTATTGTCGACTGCAAAGACCCTAAGGCCTGTACCATACTGTTAAGAGGTGCTAGTAAAGATCTCCTGAATGAAGTTGAAAGAAATCTGCAG GATGCCATGTCTGTTGCAaggaatataataaaaaatccaaaacttGTTCCTGGAGGTGGTGCTACAGAGTTGACTGTGTCAGCTGCTTTGAAACAGAAGAGTTCATCAATCGAAGGCATAGAGAAG TGGCCTTATGAAGCTGCTGCCATTGCTTTTGAGGCTATCCCACGTACCTTGGCACAAAATTGTGGAGTTAATGTCATCCGGACTATGACTGCACTACAAGGAAAG CATGCGAATGGAGAAAATGCATGGATTCGCATAGATGGAAATTCGGGTGCCATCGCCGATATGAAAGAGCGCAAG CAAATGAACCGAGTCTGA
- the LOC107489730 gene encoding T-complex protein 1 subunit gamma isoform X1 translates to MNAPVLVLKDSLKRESGTKVHHANIQASKAVADIIRTTLGPRSMLKMLLDAAGGIVVTNDGNAILRELDLAHPAAKSMIELSRTQDEEVGDGTTSVIILAGEMLHVAEAFIDKNYHPTVICRAYNKALEDAVAVLDKIAMSIDAQDRTTMLGLVKSCIGTKFTGQFGDLIADLAIDATTTVGVEIGNGLRDVDIKNYIKVEKVPGGQLEDSKVLKGVMINKDVVAPGKMKRKIINPRIILLDCPLEYKKGENQTNAELLKEEDWSLLLKMEEEYIEELCMQILRFKPDLVITEKGLSDLACHYLSKHGVSAIRRLRKTDNNRIAKACGAVIVNRPDELQESDVGTGAGLFEVKKIGDEYFAFIVDCKDPKACTILLRGASKDLLNEVERNLQDAMSVARNIIKNPKLVPGGGATELTVSAALKQKSSSIEGIEKWPYEAAAIAFEAIPRTLAQNCGVNVIRTMTALQGKHANGENAWIRIDGNSGAIADMKERKIWDAYNVKAQTFKTAIEAACMLLRIDDIVSGIKKKQAPGAGQAPTKPKVETEADADSEQILPD, encoded by the exons ATGAATGCTCCGGTTCTAGTTCTCA AGGACTCTTTGAAACGTGAGTCTGGAACCAAGGTGCACCATGCCAATATTCAAGCGTCTAAG GCTGTTGCTGACATAATACGTACTACTTTGGGACCTAGGTCCATGCTAAAAATGCTACTTGATGCAGCAGGAG GAATTGTGGTGACTAATGATGGAAATGCTATCTTACGTGAACTAGATCTTGCTCATCCAGCTGCTAAG TCTATGATTGAATTAAGTCGCACCCAAGATGAAGAAGTTGGAGATGGGACAACATCCGTCATCATTCTTG CTGGTGAGATGCTTCATGTTGCTGAAGCATTCATTGACAAAAATTATCATCCCACAGTTATTTGCCGAG CTTATAACAAAGCTCTAGAGGATGCAGTTGCTGTTCTTGACAAAATTGCAATGTCCATTGATGCCCAAGATC GAACTACAATGCTCGGACTTGTAAAAAGTTGCATAGGTACCAAATTTACAGGCCAATTCGGAGACTTGATTGCT GATTTAGCTATTGATGCGACTACAACAGTAGGTGTCGAAATTGGCAACGGTCTTAGAGATGTAGATATAAAAAACTATATTAAAGTTGAGAAGGTCCCTGGTGGGCAGCTTGAGGACTCAAAAGTTCTGAAGGGAGTCATGATAAACAAAGATGTGGTTGCCCCTGGCAAAATGAAGAGAAAGATTATTAACCCTCGTATTATTCTTCTCGATTGCCCCCTTGAGTATAAAAAAGGTGAAAACCAAACAAATGCTGAATTGCTCAAAGAAGAAGATTGGAGCCTCCTATTGAAGATGGAGGAAGAATACATTGAGGAGCTCTGTATGCAGATATTGAGGTTTAAACCAGACTTAGTAATTACAGAGAAGGGTCTCAGTGATTTAGCATGCCATTACTTAAGTAAGCATGGGGTTAGCGCAATCAGGAGGCTGAGGAAAACCGATAACAACAGAATTGCAAAGGCATGTGGTGCTGTTATTGTGAACAGACCTGATGAACTGCAGGAGTCTGATGTTGGTACTGGTGCTGGCTTATTTGAAGTAAAGAAAATTGGAGATGAGTATTTTGCATTTATTGTCGACTGCAAAGACCCTAAGGCCTGTACCATACTGTTAAGAGGTGCTAGTAAAGATCTCCTGAATGAAGTTGAAAGAAATCTGCAG GATGCCATGTCTGTTGCAaggaatataataaaaaatccaaaacttGTTCCTGGAGGTGGTGCTACAGAGTTGACTGTGTCAGCTGCTTTGAAACAGAAGAGTTCATCAATCGAAGGCATAGAGAAG TGGCCTTATGAAGCTGCTGCCATTGCTTTTGAGGCTATCCCACGTACCTTGGCACAAAATTGTGGAGTTAATGTCATCCGGACTATGACTGCACTACAAGGAAAG CATGCGAATGGAGAAAATGCATGGATTCGCATAGATGGAAATTCGGGTGCCATCGCCGATATGAAAGAGCGCAAG ATTTGGGACGCATACAATGTGAAAGCACAAACATTTAAGACGGCCATTGAAGCTGCTTGCATGCTCCTGAGGATTGATGATATAGTTAGTGGGATCAAGAAGAAGCAGGCACCTGGAGCAGGCCAGGCCCCTACAAAGCCCAAGGTTGAGACTGAGGCAGACGCTGACAGTGAGCAAATCCTTCCTGACTGA
- the LOC107489732 gene encoding eukaryotic translation initiation factor 6-2 yields the protein MATRLQFENNCEVGVFSKLTNAYCLVAIGGSENFYSVFESELADVIPVVKTSIGGTRIIGRLCAGNKNGLLLPHTTTDQELQHLRNCLPDQVVVQRIEERLSALGNCIACNDHVALTHTDLDRETEEMIADVLGVEVFRQTIAGNILVGSHCAFSNRGGLVHPHTSIEDLDELSTLLQVPLVAGTVNRGSEVIAAGMTVNDWTAFCGSDTTATELSVIESVFKLREAQPSAIVDEMRKSLIDSYV from the exons ATGGCAACTA GACTACAGTTTGAGAATAATTGTGAAGTTGGAGTGTTTTCTAAACTTACTAATGCCTATTGTTTGGTTGCCATAGGAGGATCCGAAAACTTCTATAg TGTGTTTGAATCTGAGTTAGCAGACGTCATCCCTGTAGTCAAAACATCCATTGGTGGAACTCGAATTATTGGTCGCCTTTGTGCAG GAAACAAAAATGGGCTTCTGCTGCCCCATACAACTACAGACCAAG AACTTCAACATTTGAGAAACTGTCTGCCCGATCAAGTAGTCGTTCAGAGAATAGAAGAAAGATTATCTGCTCTCGGAAATTGTATAGCTTGTAATGACCATGTGGCTCTCACTCACACCGATCTTGACAGG GAGACGGAGGAAATGATTGCAGATGTTCTTGGAGTAGAAGTTTTCAGGCAGACCATTGCCGGCAATATTCTTGTCGGTAGCCACTGTGCCTTCTCCAACAGAGGGGGCTTG GTCCACCCTCATACTTCCATAGAAGACTTGGATGAGCTTTCTACACTTCTTCAGGTTCCTTTGGTGGCTGGGACGGTGAACCGTGGCAGTGAAGTGATAGCTGCTGGAATGACAGTGAATGACTGGACGGCATTTTGTGGCTCGGACACCACAGCGACAGAGCTGTCTGTGATTGAGAGTGTTTTCAAACTGAGGGAGGCACAGCCTAGTGCCATTGTGGATGAGATGAGAAAATCTCTCATTGATAGCTATGTCTAA